A DNA window from Drosophila biarmipes strain raj3 chromosome 2R, RU_DBia_V1.1, whole genome shotgun sequence contains the following coding sequences:
- the LOC108026959 gene encoding 7-methylguanosine phosphate-specific 5'-nucleotidase, whose amino-acid sequence MGFNEKREPTGGRLRVQDIPALNQEHCRMRDPERVERTLNEFVSGGPERMQVVSDFDYTITKQRTEDGGTVLSSFGIFNACKSLPENFKEETDKLYHKYRPIEIDPHMPVDEKVQYMIEWWTKSGELTSGFPFDQSEIDQIASKYKHALRDRTHEFFADLLRLEIPTLVFSAGLGNSVVSVLRQANVMHPNVKVVSNFLQFRDGLLDGFQQPMIHTFNKNETVLDGSDYYDLVHTRDHIIVMGDSIGDADMASGVPASSHIMKIGFLFDHVEANMEKYMNTFDIVLVDDQTMDVPRTLLALIEEQHQLNLQAAKQSSL is encoded by the coding sequence ATGGGCTTTAACGAGAAGCGAGAGCCCACCGGCGGGCGACTGCGGGTCCAGGACATTCCGGCCCTCAACCAGGAGCACTGCCGCATGCGGGATCCGGAGAGGGTGGAGCGCACCCTCAACGAGTTCGTCTCTGGCGGACCGGAGCGGATGCAAGTAGTCTCCGACTTTGACTACACCATTACCAAGCAGCGCACGGAGGACGGAGGCACGGTGCTCTCCAGCTTCGGGATCTTCAATGCCTGCAAGTCGCTGCCCGAGAACTTCAAGGAGGAGACGGACAAGCTGTACCACAAGTACCGGCCCATCGAGATCGATCCGCACATGCCTGTCGACGAGAAGGTGCAGTACATGATCGAGTGGTGGACGAAGTCGGGGGAACTGACCAGCGGCTTTCCTTTCGACCAGTCGGAAATAGATCAGATAGCCAGCAAGTACAAACATGCGCTACGTGACCGCACCCACGAGTTTTTCGCGGACCTGCTGCGCCTGGAAATTCCCACGCTGGTCTTCTCCGCCGGCCTGGGCAACTCCGTGGTTTCCGTGCTCCGCCAGGCCAACGTAATGCATCCGAATGTGAAGGTGGTCTCCAACTTCCTGCAGTTCAGGGATGGTCTGCTGGATGGCTTTCAGCAGCCGATGATTCACACCTTCAATAAGAACGAAACCGTGCTGGATGGCAGCGATTATTACGACCTGGTGCACACTAGGGACCACATCATCGTCATGGGCGACTCCATTGGCGACGCGGACATGGCTTCCGGGGTGCCCGCCTCGTCGCACATCATGAAGATCGGCTTCCTGTTCGATCACGTCGAGGCTAACATGGAGAAGTATATGAACACCTTCGACATTGTGCTCGTGGACGACCAGACCATGGATGTGCCGCGCACACTGCTCGCCCTCATCGAGGAGCAGCACCAGCTGAACCTGCAGGCCGCCAAGCAGAGCTCCCTCTAA